From a region of the Lactuca sativa cultivar Salinas chromosome 4, Lsat_Salinas_v11, whole genome shotgun sequence genome:
- the LOC111906872 gene encoding uncharacterized protein LOC111906872, whose product MKGSDIATYTTRFNDLAVLCPRMVTLESKKVECYIWELSSQIQGNVVSVNPSTFDTAKRLAQTFVDLGVRQAFTTAIPKQAKGGYNKKKFWNKRKGETALELAKKQQLIIVHATTTRAAPTPVRQYPGNLPKCGMCNFHHSSACREMHCNNCNKKGHTTHFIRASSQQIPQATNVGVRQACYGYGETGHFKRECPKVINTNDGGVGRVLSIGHEEAIKDPIMVIGTFLLNNSYGSILFNSAVERSFVIHKFKHMLNQKPQSLHKIFTIEMANGKNKSTKDVNIGCTLTLNNHSFQIDLMHVTIRIFDVIIGMDWLSPHHSDILYYENTI is encoded by the coding sequence ATGAAAGGCTCTGATATAGCAACCTacacaactagattcaatgactTGGCGGTGCTATGTCCTAGGATGGTCACCCTTGAAAGCAAAAAGGTGGAATGTTACATCTGGGAACTATCCTCCCAGATTCAAGGAAATGTGGTATCAGTAAACCCTTCCACTTTTGACACTGCCAAACGCCTGGCACAAACGTTTGTGGATCTTGGAGTCCGACAAGCCTTTACGACGGCCATCCCCAAACAAGCAAAAGGGGGATACAACaaaaagaagttttggaacaagaggaagggCGAAACGGCACTAGAGCTTGCCAAGAAACAACAACTCATTATCGTCCACGCTACCACTACCCGTGCCGCTCCAACACCAGTCAGACAATATCCTGGGAACCTACCCAAATGTGGCATGTGCAACTTTCATCACTCTagtgcttgtcgggaaatgcattgCAACAATTGCAACAAAAAGGGGCATACAACCCATTTTATTAGGGCGTCATCTCAACAAATCCCCCAGGCCACCAATGTCGGGGTAAGACAAGCCTGCTATGGTTATGGGGAGACAGGACATTTCAAAAGAGAGTGCCCAAAGGTGATAAACACAAATGatggcggtgtggggagagtttTGTCCATAGGGCACGAAGAAGCAATAAAGGACCCCATCATGGTTatcggtacgtttctcctcaataactcatatggAAGCATACTTTTCAATAGTGCTGTGGAGAGAAGTTTCGTAATCCACAAGTTTAAACACATGCTCAACCAAAAACCACAATCACTCCATAAAATATTCACaatagaaatggcaaatggtaaAAACAAAAGCACTAAAGACGTGAacatagggtgcactctaacTCTAAACAACCATTCCTTTCAAATCGATTTAATGCATGTTACAATAAGGATTTTTGacgttattattggtatggattggttgagtcctcaCCATTCCGACATCTTGTATTATGAAAACACCATCTGA